The following are encoded in a window of Fretibacter rubidus genomic DNA:
- a CDS encoding LysR family transcriptional regulator yields the protein MSRYEELEAFVRTIESGSFTAAAKQLRVAKSAISRRISELEARLGTQLIIRTTRKLSLTESGQALFQRATMLLSDWEEAEGAASQSAKDLSGRIRIAAPLSFGISYLGAAIIDFTKNHPDVSFDIDFSDRKVDLVAEGMDLAVRIGDLPDSGLIARKVAPIRTVVTASPDYLKDKPAVKTPEDLQALSELRYSGRAKTVWTYKGPHGQSGTIELPSALTASNGDFLRDAAVAGLGVTIQPIFILCDAIDEGTLVELLPDYRWSDINAYAVYPPTRHLSVRVRAFVDFLVARYSGIPPWELEAKA from the coding sequence ATGAGCCGTTATGAAGAATTAGAAGCCTTTGTCCGCACAATCGAGTCAGGATCCTTCACCGCCGCCGCAAAGCAGCTTCGCGTCGCCAAATCAGCCATTAGTCGCCGCATATCAGAGCTTGAAGCGCGCCTTGGGACGCAGCTTATCATCCGCACCACACGCAAATTAAGCCTAACAGAAAGCGGCCAAGCGTTGTTCCAGCGCGCGACGATGTTATTGTCCGATTGGGAAGAAGCCGAAGGCGCGGCCAGTCAATCGGCCAAAGACTTGTCTGGGCGCATCCGTATCGCCGCGCCTTTGTCATTTGGGATTTCTTATCTGGGTGCGGCGATTATCGATTTCACCAAAAACCATCCCGACGTCAGCTTTGACATTGATTTCAGTGACCGCAAAGTGGACTTGGTCGCCGAAGGCATGGACCTTGCGGTGCGGATTGGGGATTTACCAGATTCGGGACTGATAGCGCGCAAGGTCGCCCCGATCAGAACAGTCGTTACTGCCAGTCCAGACTACCTCAAAGATAAGCCCGCCGTTAAAACGCCAGAGGATTTGCAAGCCCTATCAGAGCTGCGCTATTCAGGCCGCGCAAAAACGGTCTGGACTTACAAAGGGCCACACGGGCAAAGCGGCACAATTGAGCTGCCCTCGGCACTTACGGCCTCTAATGGCGACTTTCTACGCGATGCTGCTGTGGCTGGCTTGGGCGTGACCATCCAGCCCATCTTTATCTTATGTGATGCCATTGATGAGGGGACATTGGTGGAGCTGTTACCAGACTACCGCTGGTCGGACATAAATGCCTATGCCGTCTATCCACCGACACGGCATTTATCCGTGCGTGTGCGCGCCTTTGTTGATTTTCTGGTCGCGCGCTATAGCGGCATTCCGCCGTGGGAATTAGAGGCCAAGGCATAA
- a CDS encoding SDR family oxidoreductase, with protein sequence MTKRLHGKTCVITGAGRGIGAAIASAFVREGATVIVTDIDGAAAEREANALGAKSFHLDVSNESGWDALHSLFPRIDVLVNNAGITGFETHARPQNPEHASLSDWRDVHRVNLDGTFLGCRYAIKAMREAGAGSIINISSRSGMVGIPGAAAYASSKAAIRNHTKTVALYCAEQGLDIRCNSIHPAAVLTPMWEPMLGDGPEREANMAACVADTPMQRFGQPSEVAALCVMLASDEARYMTGTELTIDGGILAGSAAAPTRQV encoded by the coding sequence ATGACGAAACGACTTCACGGAAAAACATGCGTCATCACTGGGGCTGGGCGCGGGATTGGGGCGGCAATTGCTAGCGCTTTTGTGCGCGAAGGGGCCACTGTTATTGTCACGGATATTGACGGCGCGGCGGCCGAGCGCGAAGCCAATGCGCTAGGCGCAAAATCTTTTCATTTAGACGTCAGCAACGAGTCAGGTTGGGACGCGCTACATAGTCTTTTCCCGCGCATTGATGTGCTGGTTAATAATGCGGGCATCACAGGATTTGAAACCCACGCCCGCCCGCAAAATCCAGAACATGCGAGCTTGTCTGATTGGCGCGATGTGCACCGGGTGAATTTAGACGGAACGTTTTTGGGCTGTCGTTACGCGATTAAAGCCATGCGAGAGGCAGGTGCAGGGTCAATCATCAACATCTCGTCCCGGTCTGGTATGGTCGGTATCCCGGGGGCAGCGGCCTATGCCAGTTCCAAAGCCGCCATTCGCAATCATACCAAAACGGTCGCGCTTTATTGCGCGGAACAGGGCCTTGATATTCGGTGTAATTCTATTCACCCCGCCGCCGTTCTAACGCCGATGTGGGAACCCATGTTGGGCGACGGGCCAGAGCGCGAGGCCAATATGGCGGCCTGTGTCGCGGATACGCCCATGCAGCGCTTTGGCCAACCGAGCGAGGTCGCAGCGCTGTGCGTGATGCTGGCCAGTGACGAGGCGCGCTATATGACAGGCACAGAGCTGACGATTGACGGCGGTATTCTGGCGGGCTCTGCGGCAGCGCCCACGCGCCAAGTTTAA
- a CDS encoding TonB-dependent receptor plug domain-containing protein, whose product MFRLCLLTGTALSLFSNSAFAQEPYQDAYDEIIVTGLRAVPFDDVTSSVSVIDALDISIRNSPYIADQLRAVPGVGLSRSGAVGGLSQIRIRGAEANHTLVLVDGIEVSNPVTGETDFGLWGGVNASRIEVARGEQSAVYGSDAIGGVVSMTTGQDGLRLEAEYGRFDTKRGALNYGGEANGVRFNLGASVFDTDGVDTAGLGGEKDGSSAYALGGSLGFDISDNWAASLLGSYRISSVATDPDLNFDGALDNADRDSDSEQILLGAKLDGQTGAVSHQVRGSYNDVTLTNEADTVFTDETQGERVKLSYSPSINFGTDEIGITASALIDYEAEDYVRISTDTLFGDPNQSQSFNTLGLSGELRARLDNIALNASLRRDDNDGRFDNATTWRVGGAYNFDFGTKLRGSFGTGVKNPTFTELFGFFPGSFVGNPDLTPETSESWEIGFDHSFETVTLSATYFDAALENEIFTVFNPDFSSSPANRDSDSDRSGVEVSTNWDVTSAWSLSGALSKISSSDNNDTPEIRVPEWTGSASVLWSSPTKDGFNIGAALDYVGSQDDFNFGTFPAERVTLDSYVLLSATAAYPLTDRIALTLRGENLLDEDTRDVFGFNSTGAGVFFGFRLR is encoded by the coding sequence ATGTTTCGATTATGCCTTTTGACAGGTACAGCCTTGTCTCTTTTTTCCAACTCTGCCTTTGCGCAAGAGCCGTATCAAGACGCATATGACGAGATTATCGTCACGGGTCTGCGCGCGGTCCCTTTTGATGATGTAACCAGTAGCGTATCGGTGATTGACGCGCTGGATATATCTATCCGAAATAGTCCCTATATTGCCGATCAATTACGCGCTGTGCCGGGTGTTGGGTTGTCACGGTCTGGCGCGGTTGGGGGGCTTAGCCAAATCCGTATTCGCGGCGCGGAAGCCAATCATACGCTGGTGCTGGTTGACGGTATTGAAGTGTCAAACCCCGTCACAGGCGAGACGGATTTTGGCCTATGGGGCGGGGTGAACGCGTCACGCATAGAGGTTGCGCGCGGCGAACAATCCGCCGTCTACGGCTCTGACGCGATTGGCGGTGTGGTGTCGATGACCACGGGTCAAGACGGCCTGAGGCTTGAGGCTGAATACGGCAGATTTGATACCAAACGCGGCGCGCTAAATTACGGGGGCGAAGCAAACGGCGTTCGCTTTAATTTGGGCGCATCAGTGTTTGATACGGACGGCGTCGATACGGCGGGGCTAGGCGGCGAAAAAGACGGCTCCAGCGCCTATGCGCTAGGCGGCTCTCTTGGGTTTGATATATCGGATAATTGGGCGGCGTCCCTGCTCGGTAGCTACCGCATATCCTCTGTCGCCACAGATCCTGACCTTAACTTTGACGGCGCGCTGGATAATGCAGACCGTGACAGCGATAGCGAGCAGATCCTGCTGGGGGCTAAGCTTGACGGCCAAACGGGCGCAGTATCTCACCAAGTCCGAGGCAGCTATAATGACGTGACACTGACTAATGAAGCGGACACTGTGTTCACAGACGAAACCCAAGGGGAACGCGTAAAGCTAAGCTATAGCCCGTCTATTAATTTCGGCACAGATGAGATTGGTATCACCGCATCCGCGCTGATTGATTATGAAGCGGAGGATTACGTCCGTATCAGCACAGACACCTTATTTGGTGATCCCAATCAGAGCCAAAGCTTTAACACATTGGGGCTGTCAGGGGAGCTTCGCGCGCGCCTTGATAATATCGCGTTAAACGCATCGCTACGCCGTGATGATAATGACGGTCGGTTTGATAATGCGACGACCTGGCGGGTCGGCGGGGCGTATAATTTTGACTTTGGAACAAAGCTGCGCGGATCATTCGGCACGGGTGTTAAGAACCCGACTTTCACCGAATTATTCGGGTTTTTCCCGGGCAGCTTCGTCGGGAATCCAGACTTAACACCCGAGACATCAGAAAGCTGGGAGATTGGCTTTGACCATAGCTTTGAGACAGTAACACTCAGCGCAACCTATTTCGATGCCGCGCTAGAGAACGAAATTTTCACGGTGTTTAATCCCGATTTTTCGTCGTCCCCCGCCAATCGTGACAGCGATAGCGACCGCTCTGGCGTGGAGGTCTCGACGAATTGGGACGTCACAAGCGCGTGGTCACTCTCTGGGGCGCTATCGAAAATCAGCTCATCTGACAATAACGACACGCCTGAAATTCGTGTGCCAGAGTGGACAGGCTCGGCCAGCGTGCTGTGGTCATCACCAACGAAGGACGGATTTAACATTGGCGCAGCGCTAGACTATGTCGGATCACAAGATGACTTTAATTTTGGCACATTCCCAGCCGAGCGCGTCACCTTAGATAGCTATGTCTTGCTATCCGCAACGGCCGCCTATCCCCTCACGGACCGCATCGCCTTAACCTTGCGCGGGGAGAACTTGCTAGACGAGGACACACGCGATGTGTTCGGCTTTAACAGCACGGGGGCTGGCGTGTTTTTCGGCTTTAGACTACGGTAA
- a CDS encoding ABC transporter substrate-binding protein, whose translation MRWFIISLVGILGACSAAPIDIIRPMNTAPTRVVSLDYCADQYVLKMVPRDNILALSPDAAKAFSYLRDEAVNIPSVRPIAEDVLILKPDLVVRSYGGGPDAQRFFESANIPVVNVGWANDLDGIGRVTLEMADALGASELGEAMVADFDARRAALPAASGQSALYVTPSGVTSGSGSLVHEMISAAGLSNFQTQSGWRSLPLERMASETPDVIAAAFFDTKSQNKDAWSAMRHPIARDQMTSSDVVPLQGAWTSCGAWYLMDAVEALAGTRHD comes from the coding sequence ATGCGTTGGTTTATCATCAGCTTGGTCGGAATTTTAGGGGCGTGTAGCGCCGCCCCTATCGATATTATAAGGCCTATGAACACTGCGCCAACCCGCGTTGTCAGCCTTGATTATTGCGCCGACCAATATGTCCTAAAAATGGTGCCCCGTGATAATATTCTGGCGCTATCCCCTGATGCGGCAAAAGCCTTTTCTTACCTGAGAGACGAGGCCGTAAACATCCCGTCGGTGCGCCCAATAGCCGAAGATGTGCTTATCCTAAAACCCGACCTTGTTGTGCGCAGCTACGGCGGCGGGCCGGATGCGCAACGGTTTTTTGAAAGCGCCAATATCCCCGTCGTCAATGTCGGTTGGGCCAATGATTTGGACGGGATAGGACGCGTCACATTAGAGATGGCCGACGCCTTGGGGGCTTCAGAACTAGGCGAAGCAATGGTGGCGGATTTTGACGCAAGACGCGCGGCCCTGCCTGCGGCCTCTGGACAGTCTGCGCTTTACGTCACCCCGTCTGGCGTGACCAGCGGGTCGGGGTCTTTGGTGCACGAGATGATAAGCGCAGCGGGATTATCCAATTTTCAGACACAATCCGGCTGGCGCAGCCTGCCGCTTGAGCGAATGGCTAGCGAAACACCCGACGTCATCGCCGCCGCCTTTTTTGACACCAAAAGCCAGAACAAGGACGCCTGGTCCGCCATGCGTCACCCCATCGCGCGGGACCAAATGACATCGTCCGACGTTGTGCCGCTGCAAGGGGCGTGGACAAGTTGCGGGGCGTGGTACCTCATGGACGCGGTCGAAGCGTTAGCGGGCACACGTCATGATTGA